The proteins below come from a single Leptidea sinapis chromosome 20, ilLepSina1.1, whole genome shotgun sequence genomic window:
- the LOC126970357 gene encoding uncharacterized protein LOC126970357 codes for MKMKALYIEKCKDMVKKRKQLSEQRKTMESSLDLGETETNTIDSLEGRQEMSSSYADLQNVTLTAAEKDQNSLPCYFEEKTPKTTFEMELDDNDAPPNISQCESEAMTEENQYKEKDQASNVLPENQCEESNALPYIVEGTSEVTMQPEIQNLGHRIIDFNHFTSELVKISQHKSLFKCGLSTMKLISEHRIGLQSEYTYGSSNLLICMVAQSKENAASNIVNISEEPKTKENSDDTVADTDKTADVDNFAFVDEDVADADDVSVVDSSEYIMAFSEY; via the exons atgaagatgaaagctCTGTACATTGAAAAATGTAAGGATATGGTCAAGAAAAG GAAACAATTGTCCGAACAAAGAAAAACTATGGAGTCGTCTCTGGATTTAGGCGAAACTGAAACGAATACAATCGATTCTTTAGAAGG aagACAAGAAATGTCATCGTCGTATGCAGATTTACAAAATGTGACGCTCAC GGCGGCCGAAAAGGATCAGAACTCACTTCCAtgttattttgaagaaaaaacgCCTAAAACAaca TTTGAGATGGAATTAGATGATAATGATGCGCCTCCAAATATATCGCAATGCGAATCAGAAGCAatg acagAAGAAAATCAATATAAGGAAAAGGACCAGGCTTCAAACGTATTACCTGAAAATCAATGTGAAGAAAGTAATGCACTTCCATATATAGTTGAAGGCACATCTGAAGTAACG ATGCAGCCTGAAATACAAAACTTGGGGCACCGAATAATAGATTTTAATCATTTCACATCAGAACTTGTAAAAATTTCTCAACACAAATCTCTGTTTAAATGCGGATTATctacaatgaaattaatttctGAACATCGAATAGGATTACAATCTGAATACACATAT GGTTCAAGCAATCTATTGATATGCATGGTAGCACAAAGCAAGGAAAATGCTGcgtcaaatattgtaaatatttcagaagaaccaaaaacaaaagaaaattctGATGATACTGTTGCTGACACGGATAAAACTGCTGATGTCGATAATTTTGCTTTTGTTGACGAAGATGTTGCTGACGCAGACGATGTTTCTGTCGTAGATAGTTCAGAATATATTATGGCTTTTTCTGAATATTGA